Proteins encoded within one genomic window of Sebastes fasciatus isolate fSebFas1 chromosome 18, fSebFas1.pri, whole genome shotgun sequence:
- the slc35f1 gene encoding solute carrier family 35 member F1: MMSVVSTVESLPRGTGTPEPSLIQRIRRLLTRDLLVTLALGQVLSLLICAISLISKYLADDFHANTPVFQSFLNYILLFLVYTTTLAVRQGDGNLLAILKQRWWKYMILGLIDIEANYLVLKAYQYTTLSSVQLLDCFAIPVVLLLSWFFLLVRYKAVHFVGAGLCLLGVGCMVGADVLLGRQQGLGEQKLFGDLLVLGGATLYGISNVCEEFIVKNLSRVEFLGMMGLFGSFFSGIQLAIMEHKELLRVPWDWQIGLLYVGFSAFMFGLYSFMPVVLKRTSATAVNLSLLTADLYSFFCGLFLFHYKFSGLYLLSFFIIILGLVLYFTSSTYVAQDPRVYKQFRNTGGQSASDQPPLGTGVMEPSVTYTSLGPEAGDELPVRVA, translated from the exons atgaTGTCTGTGGTCTCCACGGTGGAGAGCCTCCCCAGAGGGACCGGCACCCCGGAGCCCAGCCTCATCCAGCGGATCAGGAGGCTCCTAACCAG AGACCTGTTGGTGACCCTGGCCCTGGGTCAGGTCCTGTCCTTGTTAATCTGTGCCATCAGTCTCATCAGCAAGTACCTGGCTGATGACTTCCACGCCAACACGCCGGTGTTCCAGAGCTTCCTCAACTACATCCTGCTGTTTCTGGTCTACACCACCACGCTGGCAGTCAGGCAAG GGGATGGGAACCTGCTGGCCATTCTGAAGCAGCGCTGGTGGAAATACATGATTCTGGGTTTGATAGACATCGAGGCCAACTATCTGGTGCTTAAAGCTTACCAGTACACTACGCTCTCCAGTGTACag CTGTTGGACTGTTTTGCCATCCCGGTGGTCCTGCTGCTGTCCTGGTTCTTTCTTTTGGTGAGGTACAAGGCCGTCCACTTTGTCGGGGCGGGACTGTGTCTGCTGGGTGTTGGCTGCATGGTGGGAGCTGACGTCCTGCTCGGCCGGCAGCAAGGCCTCG GAGAGCAGAAGCTGTTTGGGGACCTTTTGGTTCTGGGAGGAGCGACGCTGTACGGGATCTCCAACGTCTGTGAGGAGTTCATCGTGAAGAACCTGAGCCGCGTGGAGTTCCTCGGCATGATGGGACTCTTCGGATCCTTCTTCAGCGGCATCCAGCT GGCCATCATGGAACACAAGGAGCTGCTGAGGGTCCCCTGGGACTGGCAGATAG GTCTGTTGTACGTTGGTTTCAGTGCCTTCATGTTCGGCCTGTACAGCTTCATGCCGGTGGTGCTGAAGAGAACGAGCGCCACCGCGGTCAAtctctctctgctcacagcCGACCTGTACAGCTTCTTCTGTGGGCTCTTCCTCTTCCACTACAAG TTCTCGGGCCTCTATCTGTTGTCTTTCTTCATCATTATCTTGGGCCTGGTCCTTTACTTCACCTCGTCTACCTACGTGGCCCAGGACCCGCGAGTCTACAAGCAGTTCAGGAACACAGGCGGCCAGTCGGCCAGCGACCAACCTCCGCTCGGTACCGGAGTCATGGAGCCCTCCGTCACCTACACCAGCCTGGGCCCCGAGGCGGGGGACGAGCTTCCTGTACGCGTCGCCTAA